A region of Vigna radiata var. radiata cultivar VC1973A chromosome 6, Vradiata_ver6, whole genome shotgun sequence DNA encodes the following proteins:
- the LOC106764153 gene encoding peroxisomal membrane protein 11A, protein MDSDPKPSTSPAPNPNPSKPPPSKEQHHRDLLNHIEAYLAKRDGVDKLLKISRYATKLILASSLLQSSNNPALYHRLKSFESSVGVSRKAFRLGKFVQDLNALRASHHHSNRHLLFTLLAYGGEGFYYFVEQFVWLAKSGLIDPKHARAFQKVSAWAELVGYFGSVALKLTDLNIIAEEESCLASSVEISRLRGIGCVEEESRLRKLREKKTMKRLSVIQDLADAVMALDDILDGNGPFSKPVFMASAGLLSALISTHKNWVSC, encoded by the coding sequence ATGGATTCCGATCCCAAACCTTCCACATCACCAGCGCCAAACCCTAACCCTAGCAAGCCACCACCCTCGAAGGAACAACACCACCGAGACCTATTGAACCACATCGAAGCCTATCTCGCGAAGCGCGACGGTGTCGACAAGCTCCTCAAGATTTCCCGTTACGCAACCAAGCTCATCCTCGCCTCTTCGCTCCTTCAATCCTCCAATAACCCCGCCCTCTACCACCGCCTCAAATCCTTCGAATCCAGCGTCGGCGTCAGCCGCAAGGCCTTCCGACTCGGAAAATTCGTCCAAGACCTAAACGCTCTGCGAGCCTCCCACCACCACTCCAACCGTCACCTCCTCTTCACCCTCCTCGCCTACGGCGGCGAAGGCTTCTACTACTTCGTCGAGCAGTTCGTCTGGCTGGCGAAATCTGGCCTCATCGATCCCAAACACGCGCGCGCGTTCCAGAAAGTGAGCGCGTGGGCGGAGCTAGTCGGGTACTTCGGGAGCGTGGCGCTCAAACTCACCGATTTAAACATTATTGCTGAGGAGGAGTCGTGTTTGGCGTCGAGCGTGGAAATCTCGCGCTTGAGAGGGATTGGGTGCGTGGAAGAAGAGTCTAGGTTGCGGAagttgagagagaagaaaacgaTGAAGAGGCTTTCGGTTATTCAGGATTTGGCCGATGCGGTTATGGCTTTGGACGATATTTTGGATGGGAATGGACCGTTTTCGAAACCGGTTTTCATGGCTTCCGCAGGGCTTTTGTCTGCGCTCATTAGCACTCACAAGAATTGGGTCTCTTGCTGA
- the LOC106762962 gene encoding arabinosyltransferase RRA3 — protein sequence MVGRRDALLTRDKAQSSVGSRIVAAVVVGVLIGCVFAFLSPNGLFTAAPTTLIRHPKTVSSACESPEQVNALKVDILSAKEKNSELKKQVKDLMEKLRLAEQGKGHAQEQFLVFGERHKAGPFGTVKALRTNPPVIPDESVNPRLAKILGEVAIYKEIIVALANSNVKEMLQLWFTNIKKAGIPNYLVVALDDNIEEFCKSNDVPVYRRDPDQGVDAVGKIGGNHAVSGLKFRVLREFLQLGYSVLLSDVDIVYLQNPFDYLYRDSDVESMSDGHNNMTAYGYNDVFDEPSMGWARYAHTMRIWVYNSGFFYIRPTIPSIELLDRVANRLSNDPKAWDQAVFNEELFFPSHPGYEGLHAAKRTMDMYLFMNSKVLFKTVRKDAKLKKLKPVIIHVNYHPNKFERMKAIVEFYANGKQDALDHFPDGSD from the exons ATGGTGGGTCGGAGAGACGCATTGCTCACCAGAGATAAAGCCCAATCATCCGTCGGATCTCGAATCGTCGCCGCCGTCGTCGTCGGCGTTCTCATTGGCTGCGTCTTCGCCTTCTTGTCTCCCAATGGCCTCTTCACCGCCGCTCCCACAACTCTCATTCGCCACCCCAAG ACGGTTTCATCTGCATGCGAATCTCCGGAGCAAGTTAATGCGCTTAAAGTTGATATTCTATcagcaaaagagaaaaattccgAGCTGAAGAAGCAGGTGAAGGATCTTATGGAGAAGCTGCGTTTGGCTGAGCAAGGAAAGGGCCATGCACAGGAACAGTTTCTTGTTTTTGGTGAAAGACACAAGGCTGGGCCCTTTGGAACCGTCAAGGCTCTCAGAACCAATCCACCCGTCATTCCTGATGAATCTGTGAACCCCAGATTAGCCAAAATCTTGGGGGAAGTTGCTATTTATAAAGAGATAATCGTTGCCCTTGCTAACTCTAATGTGAAGGAGATGTTGCAGCTATGGTTCACCAACATCAAGAAGGCTGGCATTCCTAATTATTTGGTTGTTGCCTTAGATGATAACATTGAAGAGTTCTGCAAATCCAATGATGTTCCTGTGTATAGAAGAGATCCTGATCAAGGTGTTGATGCAGTCGGGAAGATTGGTGGTAACCATGCTGTTTCGGGATTGAAATTTCGTGTTTTGAGAGAATTTCTGCAACTGGGTTACAGTGTTCTCCTCTCAGATGTTGACATTGTGTACTTGCAGAACCCGTTTGATTATCTCTATAGGGATTCAGATGTGGAATCTATGTCTGATGGTCACAATAACATGACAGCTTACGGGTATAATGATGTCTTTGATGAACCCTCAATGGGTTGGGCTCGGTACGCTCATACCATGAGAATATGGGTTTATAACTCTGGTTTCTTTTACATAAGGCCAACTATTCCTTCAATTGAGCTCTTGGATCGTGTTGCTAACCGGCTCTCCAATGACCCAAAAGCGTGGGATCAGGCTGTTTTCAACGAGGAGCTCTTTTTCCCTTCTCATCCTGGTTACGAAGGACTTCATGCTGCAAAAAGGACGATGGATATGTACCTTTTTATGAACAGTAAGGTTCTCTTTAAGACTGTCAGAAAAGATGCTAAACTCAAGAAGCTGAAGCCTGTGATTATACATGTTAATTACCATCCTAACAAGTTTGAGAGGATGAAGGCAATAGTTGAATTCTATGCCAATGGGAAGCAGGATGCGCTGGACCATTTCCCAGATGGTTCCGATTGA
- the LOC106765036 gene encoding probable protein phosphatase 2C 55 has protein sequence MPSNYLSRLGASIQRSVVGKERGILDSAEILIGQGKLWFGSSKFFHSVHSSYCVELSLLVRPGVALASSSELVGKKRTLSVVDTLSRTFSVPSVSGPSFQVCGYHIGSALAGPDQFSSGGTGFRIKAMAAHLPGVVVGESYVDNPSLKGVRRSVSTKRIGSICLNTSLRNGGKVSMSLKKHQQPDNSAIYGYFIYNAAKTLYNSHPYMQSGSGAFHSLSNSCYSVGPAHDVPFDTSVREEQSSSSADSSEQKTPSGKTLKLVSGSCYLPHPDKEETGGEDAHFICSEEQAIGVADGVGGWADLGVNAGYYSRELMSKSVEAIQEEPKGSIDPARVLEKAHSSTKAKGSSTACIIALTDQGLNAINLGDSGFMVVRDGCTVFRSPVQQHDFNFTYQLECGRNGDLPSSGQVFTIPVAPGDVIVAGTDGLFDNLYNNEITAVVVHAMRAGLSPQVTAQKIAALARQRALDKDRQTPFSTAAQDAGFRYYGGKLDDTTVVVSYVTGSADA, from the exons ATGCCATCTAATTACTTATCGAGGCTTGGAGCTTCAATTCAGAGATCGGTTGTGGGGAAAGAAAGGGGAATACTGGACTCCGCTGAAATTCTGATTGGGCAAGGAAAGCTGTGGTTTGGTAGTTCTAAGTTTTTTCATTCTGTGCATAGTTCATATTGTGTGGAACTTAGCCTGCTCGTGCGCCCTGGCGTTGCCTTAGCTTCCAGCTCTGAATTGGTTGGAAAAAAAAGAACTTTGTCTGTGGTTGACACTCTGTCTCGGACATTTTCGGTTCCGTCTGTGTCGGGGCCGTCGTTTCAGGTCTGTGGATACCACATTGGTTCTGCCCTTGCCGGCCCTGATCAGTTTTCTAGTGGTGGAACTGGATTTCGTATTAAGGCAATGGCTGCTCACTTGCCCGGGGTAGTGGTTGGTGAATCTTATGTAGACAACCCGAGTTTGAAGGGTGTTCGCCGATCAGTGTCAACCAAGAGGATTGGTAGTATATGTTTAAACACGAGTTTGAGGAATGGTGGAAAAGTGAGCATGAGTTTGAAAAAGCATCAGCAGCCAGATAACAGTGCGATTTatggatattttatttataatgccGCCAAGACCTTGTATAATTCTCACCCTTACATGCAGTCAGGATCTGGAGCTTTCCATAGCCTGTCAAACTCGTGTTACTCAGTTGGGCCTGCTCATGACGTACCTTTTGACACTTCTGTCCGTGAGGAACAGTCAAGCAGTTCTGCAGATTCATCTGAACA GAAAACTCCTTCAGGGAAGACCCTTAAGTTAGTATCAGGATCATGCTACTTGCCTCATCCTGATAAAGAAGAAACCGGTGGAGAAGATGCTCATTTTATATGTTCTGAGGAGCAAGCAATAGGGGTGGCAGATGGTGTTGGTGGATGGGCAGATCTTGGTGTTAATGCTGGATATTACTCTCGTGAGCTCATGTCCAAATCAGTGGAAGCTATTCAGGAGGAGCCCAAAGGTTCAATTGATCCAGCTAGGGTGCTGGAAAAAGCACACTCAAGTACAAAAGCTAAGGGTTCCTCTACCGCATGCATCATTGCACTTACTGATCAG GGCCTTAATGCTATCAATTTAGGAGACAGTGGGTTTATGGTAGTCCGAGATGGGTGCACCGTATTCCGATCCCCAGTGCAGCAACATGATTTCAATTTCACCTATCAGCTGGAATGTGGTAGGAATGGTGATTTACCTAGTTCTGGTCAG GTTTTTACCATTCCTGTTGCACCTGGCGATGTCATAGTTGCTGGTACAGATGGGCTGTTTGATAACTTGTACAATAATGAGATTACGGCAGTGGTGGTTCACGCCATGAGAGCGGGATTAAGTCCTCAAGTTACAGCCCAGAAGATAGCTGCATTGGCTCGTCAACGGGCACTTGATAAAGACAGACAGACTCCTTTCTCAACCGCTGCTCAAGATGCTGGTTTCCGTTACTACGGTGGCAAGCTTGATGATACCACAGTTGTAGTTTCATACGTTACTGGCTCAGCAGACGCATAA
- the LOC106762937 gene encoding protein BRASSINAZOLE-RESISTANT 1-like, protein MASDGATSAAAAASRRKPSWRERENNRRRERRRRAIAAKIYSGLRAQGNYNLPKHCDNNEVLKALCAEAGWCVEEDGTTYRKGCKPPLANGAGNSMRNVPFCSSQSPSPFSSSYPSPIPSYQVSPSSSSFPSPFRLDVDKDNVSNLIPYIRNASLSLPPLRISNSAPVTPPLSSPTSRNPKPIPTWESIAKESMTSFNYPLFAASAPASPTHRHLYTPATIPECDESDTSTCESNQWMKFQSFGPSASTLPASPTFNLVKPLVPHGVPDNSIQEMRTSSEEFGVQVKPWVGEKIHEVALDDLELTLGSGKVRS, encoded by the exons ATGGCCTCCGACGGAGCTACctcggcggcggcggcggcgagTAGGAGAAAGCCGTCGTGGAGGGAGAGAGAGAATAACCGAAGGAGAGAACGGAGGAGAAGAGCGATCGCGGCGAAAATATACTCTGGACTTCGAGCTCAGGGGAACTATAACTTGCCGAAGCACTGTGACAACAACGAAGTTCTCAAAGCGCTTTGTGCCGAAGCTGGTTGGTGCGTCGAAGAAGACGGCACTACCTATCGTAAG GGTTGCAAGCCACCTCTGGCCAATGGTGCAGGGAATTCAATGAGAAACGTTCCCTTTTGCTCTTCTCAAAGCCCAAGTCCTTTTTCTTCGTCGTACCCCAGTCCAATTCCTTCATACCAAGTGAgtccttcttcctcctctttccCAAGCCCATTTCGGTTAGATGTGGATAAGGATAATGTATCAAACCTCATTCCATACATTCGCAATGCGTCCCTGTCTCTTCCTCCTCTGAGGATATCAAACAGTGCCCCTGTGACGCCGCCTCTGTCATCACCTACGTCAAGAAATCCAAAACCAATTCCCACATGGGAGTCTATTGCCAAAGAATCTATGACCTCCTTCAACTACCCTCTCTTTGCAGCTTCTGCTCCTGCCAGCCCCACTCACCGTCATCTTTACACCCCCGCCACTATTCCAGAATGTGATGAGTCTGATACTTCCACCTGTGAGTCTAACCAGTGGATGAAATTCCAATCGTTTGGTCCTTCTGCATCTACGTTACCAGCTTCTCCAACTTTCAATCTTGTTAAACCTTTGGTTCCACACGGTGTGCCTGATAACTCAATCCAAGAGATGAGGACGAGTTCTGAAGAGTTTGGGGTACAGGTAAAGCCTTGGGTTGGGGAGAAAATTCATGAAGTGGCATTGGATGATTTGGAACTAACGCTTGGAAGCGGGAAGGTGCGGAGTTAG